The following coding sequences are from one Fibrobacter sp. UBA4297 window:
- a CDS encoding biotin/lipoyl-binding protein, producing MILDHQRKIFHESWYRLAESKITLRSSVHVHRQVYRGILWYVLYEPFTNQYYRLPQGAYEFISKLSSHKTVGEVWNELLNSGAESVPSQGEVIEMLSQLYQSNMLLYEGVDDGTMLFDRNKKNVQKKVKATLLNIFFLKVPVFDPEFLLRKLKWLINILLSVPFFFVWLATIVVAAKYGIENFDTLKDQTHGFLSPSNIGWVYVCTVVVKLLHEFGHSAVVKKYGGEVHTVGIMFMLLAPLPYMDATASWSFRKKWQRMFVGAGGMLFEFFIAAVALILWANLGGGILKALAYNVFIICSVSTVLFNINPLMRFDGYYILTDLLDMPNLQQHSVMHLKYLLERYIFRKQDAERICETWSERFIYTFYGFSSAIYRFFLFAGLVIAISEHYLILSFIMGTLLCLTMLLIPFGKFIKYIFASPALATVRNRAVFATLLFVSALIGILFYLPVPDSFTAPGVIEATRYENSTIGESGVVVGVNHVSNDYVHVGDTLMVLENPELSYKIEEKQAEIKEASQMYYRALEQSPENMLPIKIRLNVLTQGLNDLQERQGKLTLVAGMEGVLSTEDLQNYVGRHVKKGDSIGILLDTNSFDFVAVVSQEDVSRLFSGTAHKTNVRLNGNAFDELATDSLQIIPTAQDKLPSNALGWHGGGDIETKVNGNSEQTAEPVYLVRTRLKGCDGDVLKMHGRSGKIRFDLGTKPLALQGIRKARQALQKYYRL from the coding sequence ATGATTCTCGACCATCAGCGAAAAATTTTTCATGAATCGTGGTACCGGCTTGCGGAGAGCAAAATAACTCTCCGTTCAAGCGTGCATGTTCACCGACAGGTTTATCGTGGCATTCTGTGGTACGTTCTTTACGAGCCGTTCACCAATCAGTATTACCGTTTGCCTCAAGGGGCGTACGAATTCATTTCTAAACTGAGTTCGCATAAAACGGTGGGCGAGGTTTGGAACGAACTTTTGAATAGCGGTGCCGAGAGCGTGCCTAGCCAGGGCGAAGTCATCGAAATGCTTTCGCAGCTGTACCAGTCGAACATGCTTTTGTACGAAGGCGTGGACGATGGTACGATGTTGTTTGACCGTAACAAGAAGAATGTCCAGAAGAAGGTGAAAGCCACGCTTTTGAACATCTTCTTTTTGAAGGTTCCTGTTTTCGATCCTGAATTCCTTTTGCGTAAGCTAAAGTGGCTCATCAACATTTTGCTGAGCGTGCCGTTCTTTTTTGTTTGGCTTGCGACAATTGTAGTTGCTGCAAAATACGGCATTGAAAATTTCGATACGCTAAAGGACCAAACGCACGGTTTCCTATCGCCGTCAAATATCGGCTGGGTCTATGTCTGTACTGTGGTGGTCAAACTCCTCCACGAATTTGGACATAGTGCGGTTGTGAAAAAGTATGGGGGTGAGGTCCACACGGTGGGCATTATGTTCATGCTTTTGGCTCCGCTCCCGTACATGGATGCAACGGCGAGTTGGTCGTTTCGCAAAAAATGGCAACGCATGTTTGTTGGTGCGGGCGGTATGCTTTTTGAGTTCTTTATCGCTGCGGTTGCACTAATTCTGTGGGCAAATCTTGGTGGCGGTATTCTCAAGGCTCTTGCCTATAATGTATTTATCATCTGTTCTGTATCTACGGTTCTTTTCAATATCAACCCGTTGATGCGATTCGATGGTTACTACATCTTGACGGACCTGTTGGATATGCCCAACTTGCAACAGCATTCTGTGATGCACCTGAAGTACCTTCTGGAGCGTTACATCTTCCGCAAGCAAGATGCCGAACGCATTTGTGAAACGTGGAGCGAACGATTTATTTATACGTTCTACGGCTTTTCGAGTGCTATTTACAGGTTCTTCTTGTTTGCGGGACTCGTGATTGCAATTTCGGAACATTATTTGATTTTGTCGTTTATAATGGGAACTCTGCTTTGCCTCACGATGCTATTGATTCCTTTTGGAAAGTTCATCAAGTATATTTTTGCAAGTCCAGCGTTAGCAACAGTACGCAACCGTGCGGTCTTCGCAACATTGCTTTTCGTGTCGGCGTTGATTGGAATTTTGTTCTACTTGCCGGTCCCGGATTCGTTTACGGCTCCTGGGGTTATCGAGGCGACCCGTTACGAAAATAGCACCATCGGTGAAAGTGGCGTAGTCGTTGGCGTGAACCATGTTTCGAATGATTATGTTCATGTGGGTGATACGCTTATGGTTCTGGAAAATCCTGAACTGAGCTACAAAATCGAAGAAAAACAGGCCGAAATCAAGGAAGCTTCGCAGATGTACTATCGTGCGTTGGAACAATCTCCAGAAAACATGCTCCCAATCAAGATTCGCCTGAACGTACTGACACAGGGATTGAACGACTTGCAAGAACGCCAAGGCAAGTTGACGTTGGTGGCGGGTATGGAAGGCGTGCTCAGTACCGAAGATTTGCAGAATTACGTAGGGCGTCATGTAAAGAAGGGCGATTCCATTGGAATTCTTTTAGATACAAATTCGTTTGACTTTGTTGCAGTTGTTAGTCAAGAAGATGTATCCCGCTTGTTCTCGGGGACTGCGCATAAGACGAATGTTCGCTTGAACGGCAATGCCTTTGATGAATTAGCAACGGATAGCCTGCAAATTATACCGACTGCACAAGATAAGCTTCCGTCAAATGCGCTTGGCTGGCATGGTGGTGGCGATATCGAAACGAAGGTAAACGGTAATTCAGAACAGACTGCGGAACCTGTTTATTTGGTGCGTACGCGTCTTAAAGGGTGCGATGGCGATGTGCTCAAGATGCATGGCCGTTCTGGAAAAATCCGTTTTGATCTAGGCACAAAGCCGCTTGCTTTGCAGGGAATCCGCAAGGCACGACAGGCGTTGCAAAAGTATTACAGACTATAG
- the ilvB gene encoding biosynthetic-type acetolactate synthase large subunit — translation MANKTLSGAEVIIECLKREGVDTIFGYPGGSAIPMFDAILDSSIKVVLSRHEQGATHMADGYARQTGKVGVALVTSGPGATNTFTGIYTALMDSSPIVVLTAQTTTPNLGKDAFQECDTSGMTFATVKHSYLVKDTNDLPRVMKEAFHIARTGRPGPVLIDLPKDVTAGPCTAPFTDQMDLPGYKIPTYASTESVEKAAEYLKNSKKPLLLVGHGAMISGAHRQVKELAEKLGAPVTCTMLGLGAFPTDHELSLGMLGMHGTIYANKAVLECDLILSIGSRWDDRITGKLSEFCKNAVKMHIDIDPAEEGKVLQPDVFMCGDAKLVLEQLLPMVNKLDTADWIKTCQTWKKRYPLTYAKQGGLRMQHIVATVSELTQGKAIVTTDVGQHQMWVAQFFHINYPRQLHSSGGAGTMGFGFPAAIGAAFGNETGWPVCSFSGDGGFQMTEAELATAAIHKLPIKIFVMDNKYLGMVRQWQELFYDHRYSSVDMKGNPDFVKLAEAYGIPGLRIKRPADAERVIQKALDYNDGPILIHCECEKEDNVFPMIPAGAPITSMITEQPKTQLEKPTGST, via the coding sequence ATGGCAAATAAGACCTTAAGTGGTGCCGAAGTGATTATCGAATGCCTCAAGCGTGAAGGCGTTGATACAATTTTCGGCTATCCCGGTGGATCGGCCATTCCGATGTTCGATGCCATCCTCGACTCCAGCATCAAAGTTGTGCTCAGCCGTCATGAACAGGGCGCAACCCACATGGCTGACGGTTATGCCCGCCAGACCGGTAAGGTCGGTGTAGCTCTTGTCACTAGCGGTCCGGGTGCAACGAACACGTTTACAGGTATTTATACAGCTCTCATGGATTCTAGCCCGATCGTCGTGCTCACGGCACAGACGACGACTCCGAACTTGGGCAAGGACGCTTTCCAGGAATGCGATACGAGCGGTATGACTTTTGCAACCGTCAAGCATTCTTACTTGGTGAAAGACACGAATGACCTCCCGCGCGTGATGAAGGAAGCTTTCCACATCGCACGTACAGGCCGTCCGGGTCCGGTGCTTATTGACCTCCCGAAGGACGTGACTGCAGGCCCCTGCACCGCTCCGTTCACGGATCAGATGGACCTTCCGGGTTACAAGATTCCGACCTACGCTTCTACAGAAAGCGTTGAAAAGGCCGCTGAATACCTCAAGAACTCCAAGAAGCCGCTTTTGCTCGTGGGCCATGGTGCCATGATTTCTGGCGCACACCGCCAGGTGAAGGAACTCGCCGAAAAGCTCGGCGCTCCGGTGACCTGCACGATGCTTGGCCTCGGCGCATTCCCGACCGACCACGAACTTTCTCTCGGCATGCTCGGCATGCACGGTACAATTTACGCCAACAAGGCTGTTCTCGAATGCGACTTGATCCTTTCGATCGGTAGCCGTTGGGACGACCGCATTACCGGTAAGCTCAGCGAATTCTGCAAGAACGCCGTGAAGATGCACATCGACATCGACCCTGCCGAAGAAGGCAAGGTGTTGCAGCCGGATGTGTTCATGTGCGGTGACGCCAAGCTCGTCTTGGAACAGCTTCTCCCGATGGTGAACAAGCTTGATACCGCCGACTGGATCAAGACTTGCCAGACTTGGAAGAAGCGCTATCCGCTTACCTACGCCAAGCAGGGCGGCCTCCGTATGCAGCACATCGTTGCTACCGTGAGCGAACTTACGCAGGGCAAGGCAATCGTCACGACAGACGTGGGCCAGCACCAGATGTGGGTTGCACAGTTCTTCCACATCAACTATCCGCGTCAGCTCCACTCCAGCGGTGGCGCAGGCACGATGGGCTTTGGTTTCCCGGCTGCTATCGGTGCCGCATTCGGCAACGAAACCGGTTGGCCGGTTTGCAGCTTCAGCGGTGACGGTGGTTTCCAGATGACCGAAGCAGAACTTGCAACGGCAGCCATCCACAAGCTCCCCATCAAGATTTTCGTGATGGACAACAAGTACCTCGGCATGGTGCGCCAGTGGCAGGAACTCTTCTACGACCACCGCTATTCCAGCGTGGACATGAAGGGCAACCCGGACTTCGTGAAGCTCGCTGAAGCTTACGGCATCCCGGGGCTGCGTATCAAGCGCCCGGCAGACGCCGAACGCGTGATCCAGAAGGCTTTGGACTACAACGACGGCCCGATTCTCATCCACTGCGAATGCGAAAAGGAAGACAACGTGTTCCCAATGATTCCGGCAGGCGCTCCGATCACAAGCATGATCACCGAACAGCCGAAGACGCAGCTCGAAAAACCCACCGGATCGACGTAA
- a CDS encoding radical SAM protein has product MNLVLCLTEQCNLRCTYCYYKESQADRKTVMDDATLEQAIKIALDRTIFFRQSYMNITFFGGEPLLRRDAIYKGVEFAKAIVDDAMNKGKISKNFRLQFAVNTNGTLFDDEFFDLCEREKFRIYLSLDGPEHHHDIARRTVNNTGSFKAIEKHIPRFVKLGAVALSTVTRAHISTLFESVKWLHEQGFQSLTTSVDFDGKWSGEDFDKLALQYQKMADYWRESREKGDKFFLGTIHDKVKIRLINSRYRLYSCHVYNGAIGVATNGNMFPCTRFITSNPDTHYVQGNVFTGFDEAACDKIREFLDNDKKECEGCDIRYRCCAHECACTSYYTTGTIEGVSPEVCTHERMLAEICDTLLEKMA; this is encoded by the coding sequence ATGAACCTAGTCCTTTGCCTTACAGAACAATGTAATTTACGTTGTACCTACTGCTATTACAAGGAATCGCAAGCAGACCGCAAAACGGTCATGGACGATGCAACGCTTGAACAGGCGATTAAAATTGCACTCGACCGCACGATTTTCTTTAGGCAGTCGTACATGAACATCACGTTCTTTGGGGGGGAGCCGCTTTTGCGAAGGGACGCCATTTATAAAGGTGTCGAATTCGCAAAGGCGATTGTCGATGACGCGATGAACAAAGGCAAAATTTCAAAAAATTTCAGATTGCAATTTGCGGTCAATACAAACGGCACGCTGTTCGACGATGAATTCTTTGACCTTTGCGAACGCGAAAAATTCCGCATTTATCTTTCGCTCGACGGGCCAGAACACCACCACGATATCGCGCGCCGCACCGTCAACAATACGGGAAGTTTCAAGGCTATCGAAAAGCATATTCCGCGATTCGTGAAACTCGGCGCAGTCGCGTTAAGCACAGTCACGCGAGCGCACATCAGCACGCTTTTCGAAAGCGTCAAGTGGCTGCACGAACAGGGATTCCAAAGCCTCACTACAAGCGTCGATTTCGATGGCAAATGGAGCGGCGAAGATTTTGACAAGCTCGCCTTGCAATATCAGAAAATGGCAGATTACTGGAGAGAAAGCCGCGAAAAAGGCGACAAGTTCTTCCTCGGCACAATCCACGACAAAGTAAAAATAAGACTTATTAATTCGCGATACAGACTTTATTCGTGCCATGTGTACAATGGAGCAATCGGTGTTGCAACAAACGGGAATATGTTCCCTTGCACACGGTTTATTACTTCTAACCCAGACACCCACTATGTGCAGGGGAACGTCTTTACCGGCTTTGATGAAGCGGCATGCGACAAGATTCGTGAATTTTTGGACAACGACAAAAAAGAATGCGAGGGGTGCGACATCCGCTACCGTTGCTGCGCACACGAGTGCGCCTGCACGAGCTATTACACGACGGGGACAATAGAAGGAGTGTCACCCGAAGTGTGCACACACGAAAGAATGCTCGCAGAAATCTGCGATACATTGCTAGAAAAAATGGCGTAA
- the ilvN gene encoding acetolactate synthase small subunit, translated as MKDIAHSISLLVANRPGVLVRIALVFSRRGYNIDSLVVSPTLDPNFSRMNIIAHGNPEILMQIIKQLEKLVDVVQAKDHTGTDAVEKELALIKVRCTAEQRTEILQLCDHFHANTVDMTMTSMIIQITGNSQKVDTLKSLLQKFEIVEYIRTGKVIMLRGEDKT; from the coding sequence ATGAAAGATATTGCACATTCTATTAGCTTGTTAGTGGCAAACCGCCCGGGCGTGCTCGTGCGTATTGCACTCGTGTTCTCCCGCCGTGGCTACAACATCGATTCTCTCGTCGTCTCCCCCACGCTCGACCCGAACTTCAGCCGCATGAACATCATCGCTCACGGCAATCCCGAGATCTTGATGCAGATCATCAAGCAGCTCGAAAAGCTCGTGGACGTGGTTCAGGCAAAGGACCATACCGGTACGGACGCTGTGGAAAAGGAACTCGCCCTCATCAAGGTTCGTTGCACTGCAGAACAGCGCACCGAAATCTTGCAGCTTTGCGACCATTTCCATGCCAACACGGTGGATATGACGATGACGTCCATGATTATCCAGATTACGGGCAACAGCCAGAAGGTCGATACCCTCAAGAGCTTGTTGCAGAAGTTCGAAATCGTGGAATACATCCGCACGGGCAAGGTCATCATGCTCCGCGGTGAAGACAAGACTTAG